The sequence CTCTTTTAACCATCCAGTGATGTCTTCTGCTTTAGAGTTTATCAATCTTACTTGTCTTTTCGAGTCAGTAGATATAATTGCGTCAGAAACATTTCTTAATATATTTTCCATCTGCTGCTGGTTTTTTATAAGGCGCAATTCCATTTTATGTTTGTAAAGTGTAATTTCAATTGCAGTATGGAGGTCACTATCATCAAAGGGCTTGCTTAAGAAACTTGAATCTCCTTTAAGAATATACCCCGAAGGTTCTGTTATTTTAGCTCTTTCCACTGTACTTTCATCACTATAAGCAGTTAAATAAATAACTGGAATCCCAAATCTGCGCCTAATTTCTTGTGCGGCTTCAATACCGTCCATTTTACCTTTTAAACGGATATCCATGATAATTATATCTGGTGAAAGCTCTTCTGCTTTTTTAATTGCTTCCTCCCCAGTTGAAACCGCTGCTAGAACATCATAGCCTAATTCTACAAGTCCTTCACTGATGTCATCTGCAGTTATACTTTCATCTTCTACAACCAATATTTTGGCACTGGCCATTTTTTATCTCCCCAATTGCACCTATAAATGTTTATTACATTTTATACAATTAAAAATTGACTTAAATATCTTTATTTGATAATAGAAAATTTATTACTAATTATTTATGTTTTAATCATATAAAATATATCTGTTTTTTTACTTTTATTTTAGAAT is a genomic window of Methanobacteriaceae archaeon containing:
- a CDS encoding response regulator, producing MASAKILVVEDESITADDISEGLVELGYDVLAAVSTGEEAIKKAEELSPDIIIMDIRLKGKMDGIEAAQEIRRRFGIPVIYLTAYSDESTVERAKITEPSGYILKGDSSFLSKPFDDSDLHTAIEITLYKHKMELRLIKNQQQMENILRNVSDAIISTDSKRQVRLINSKAEDITGWLKEDAIGMDLMKVLNPISGQLGLLDTEDISMARPLEFSDELIRTKAGVKIKISGTLNPSKDLNGKIDGWVIVFNGL